Proteins encoded in a region of the Diospyros lotus cultivar Yz01 chromosome 9, ASM1463336v1, whole genome shotgun sequence genome:
- the LOC127810585 gene encoding transcription factor MYB1-like: protein MEGSLVPNLGVRKGSWTREEDNLLKQCIQELGEGKWHQVPPKAGLNRCRKSCRLRWVNYLRPNIRRGSFTEDEVDLILRLHKLLGNRWSLIAGRRPSNDVKNYWNTHLQQKNKLSRSQTDERDGQNHNKASTS from the exons ATGGAAGGATCACTAGTTCCTAATTTGGGGGTGAGAAAAGGTTCTTGGACTCGGGAAGAAGACAACCTCCTCAAGCAGTGCATTCAAGAGCTTGGAGAAGGAAAATGGCATCAAGTCCCTCCCAAAGCAGG gttgaacAGATGCAGGAAAAGCTGCAGACTGAGATGGGTCAATTACTTGAGGCCGAATATAAGGAGAGGGAGCTTTACAGAGGATGAAGTCGATCTCATTCTCAGGCTTCACAAGCTGCTAGGCAACAG ATGGTCACTAATTGCGGGTAGGAGACCATCAAATGACGTGAAGAACTACTGGAACACCCACTTGCAGCAGAAGAACAAATTAAGCCGAAGCCAAACGGATGAGAGAGACGGCCAAAACCATAATAAAGCCTCGACCTCGTAG
- the LOC127810582 gene encoding transcription factor MYB1-like → MEEIVPLGVRKGAWTEEEDKLLKQFIEKHGEGKWHQVPQKAGLNRCRKSCRLRWLNYLRPNIKRGSFTEDEVDLFVRLHKLLGNRWSLIAGRFPGRTSNDVKNYWNTHLRKNKDKVLKPQSAAMETTKTKTIRPQSRTFPKNIPWLRSKTPVIMEDIRTREDDPLTAGPSPTPEINSSPVESQAKDDDNITFSEDIGPFEEAFMGQWSDGLCLTPGLQQAAESSALGLEELTDLSHFTDSQFHLWNLWDVEQPATT, encoded by the exons ATGGAGGAAATAGTTCCCCTCGGAGTGAGGAAAGGTGCATGGACTGAGGAAGAAGACAAACTTCTCAAGCAGTTCATTGAAAAGCATGGAGAAGGAAAATGGCACCAAGTCCCTCAAAAAGCtg GATTAAACAGATGCAGGAAAAGTTGCAGACTGAGATGGCTCAACTATCTGAGGCCAAACATAAAGAGAGGGAGCTTTACTGAAGATGAAGTTGATCTTTTTGTCAGGCTTCACAAGCTGCTAGGCAACAG ATGGTCACTAATTGCGGGTAGGTTTCCTGGGAGAACATCAAATGATGTGAAGAACTACTGGAACACCCACCTGCGGAAGAACAAGGACAAAGTACTGAAACCTCAAAGCGCCGCCATGGAGAcgaccaaaaccaaaaccataaGACCACAGTCTCGGACCTTCCCGAAAAATATCCCGTGGCTGAGGAGCAAAACCCCCGTTATTATGGAAGATATCCGAACAAGAGAAGACGATCCCCTCACCGCCGGGCCATCTCCAACGCCGGAAATTAACAGTAGTCCTGTTGAATCCCAAGCTAAAGATGATGATAATATCACATTCTCGGAAGATATTGGGCCATTTGAAGAGGCTTTTATGGGGCAGTGGAGTGATGGTCTGTGTCTGACACCTGGTTTACAGCAGGCCGCTGAAAGCTCTGCTCTGGGACTGGAAGAACTAACCGATTTGAGCCACTTCACTGACTCCCAGTTCCACCTTTGGAATCTTTGGGATGTCGAGCAACCAGCAACTACCTAA